The Solanum pennellii chromosome 11, SPENNV200 genome contains a region encoding:
- the LOC107003104 gene encoding uncharacterized protein LOC107003104, whose protein sequence is MMSRPMLLVFLLIVLIITSQFEWKQQLVSDVEPSPSISQKQQQISKREEAVKEKIILSQEKNIQRLNELVRNLREQLLQCRSSNETISNSLSSLADIAEFEKQQILED, encoded by the exons ATGATGTCAAGACCAATGCTGCTTGTTTTTCTGTTGATTGTACTCATAATCACATCTCAATTTGAATGGAAGCAGCAGCTGGTGAGTGATGTCGAACCGAGTCCTAGTATATCTCAGAAGCAGCAGCAGATCTCAAAGAGAGAAGAAGCTGTTAAAGAGAAG ATTATATTATCACAGGAGAAGAACATCCAAAGGCTTAACGAGCTCGTGCGGAATCTCAGGGAACAATTGCTTCAGTGCAGAAGTAGCAATGAAACAATAAGCAACAGTCTTAGCTCACTTGCTGACATTGCTGAATTTGAAAAACAGCAAATTCTTGAGGATTAG